One part of the Sorangiineae bacterium MSr11954 genome encodes these proteins:
- a CDS encoding serine/threonine protein kinase has translation MTNLAQGGGTHVGRVLDGRWLLDRLLREGGMGAVYRARDLETGSAVAVKLMLELDPKVTSRFEREVHALARLQDPRIVRYVGHGTSERPYLVMEWLQGEDLAARLARAPLGTEDTVALARAIAGALAAAHRERLVHRDIKPANIFLVEGDPARAKLLDFGLVSTSHGPCTSLSRDVLLGTPAYMSPEQARGMQSTSLDAASDVFSLGVVLYKCMTGRAPFTGENMFALALNITLEEAPRVSTSKPDVPRAFDELIAQMLAKDPAARPRDGSELLGRLAAMDVPSKTLRAHPPAEWLMAEQRLVSVVLAGAREPLGPGALARAMEIARAHGVRLDSFSNRRIVATADVHGSATDQAARAAHTALALRGELALAPLAIATGRAVFRGLGPTGESIDRAVCLLGAAESTPAPAPAIRLDDVTAALLEGRFDVARGAGGAWLGEPRSPSGAGRTLLGKQSPFVGRAREMQILEATLAESSSSRAASAAERSAWRAKGWIFWLPWAAWRSAKFDCASFTRRPSRRTAKAKPLPARWTPAAPDCSPSPAGSPTRASAPPFSSASPRTRASCPLLG, from the coding sequence TTGACCAATCTTGCGCAGGGTGGGGGAACGCACGTCGGCCGGGTGCTCGATGGCCGATGGTTGCTCGACCGTCTGCTCCGCGAAGGGGGTATGGGCGCGGTGTACCGTGCGCGCGATCTGGAGACCGGCTCCGCGGTCGCGGTCAAATTGATGCTGGAGCTCGACCCGAAGGTCACCTCGCGCTTCGAGCGCGAGGTTCATGCATTGGCGCGGCTTCAGGACCCACGCATCGTGCGCTATGTCGGTCATGGCACGTCCGAGCGGCCGTACTTGGTCATGGAGTGGCTCCAGGGTGAGGATCTCGCGGCGCGCCTCGCACGCGCACCGCTCGGTACGGAAGATACCGTGGCCCTCGCACGCGCCATCGCGGGCGCGCTGGCGGCGGCGCACCGCGAGCGGCTCGTGCATCGCGATATCAAGCCCGCCAATATCTTCCTGGTCGAAGGGGATCCGGCGCGCGCCAAATTGCTCGACTTTGGATTGGTCAGCACCTCGCATGGCCCGTGTACGAGCCTCTCGCGTGATGTACTGCTCGGTACACCGGCTTACATGTCTCCGGAGCAGGCGCGCGGGATGCAATCGACATCGCTCGATGCCGCGTCGGACGTCTTTTCGCTCGGGGTCGTTCTTTACAAATGCATGACCGGGCGCGCCCCGTTCACCGGCGAAAATATGTTTGCGCTGGCGCTCAACATCACGTTGGAGGAGGCGCCGCGCGTCTCGACCTCGAAGCCCGACGTGCCGCGTGCGTTCGACGAGCTGATCGCGCAGATGCTGGCCAAAGATCCGGCGGCACGGCCGCGCGATGGCTCGGAGCTCCTCGGGCGCCTGGCGGCGATGGACGTGCCCTCGAAGACCTTGCGCGCGCATCCGCCCGCGGAGTGGCTCATGGCCGAGCAGCGCCTGGTCTCGGTGGTGCTCGCGGGCGCCCGCGAGCCGCTCGGCCCCGGCGCGCTCGCGCGCGCCATGGAGATCGCCCGCGCGCACGGGGTGAGGCTCGACTCGTTCTCGAACAGGCGCATCGTGGCCACCGCCGATGTGCACGGCAGCGCCACCGACCAAGCCGCGCGCGCCGCGCACACCGCCCTGGCGCTGCGCGGAGAGCTCGCGCTCGCGCCGCTCGCCATCGCCACCGGGCGCGCCGTCTTTCGTGGCCTCGGACCCACCGGCGAGTCGATCGATCGCGCGGTGTGCCTCCTTGGTGCGGCCGAGTCCACACCCGCGCCCGCGCCCGCGATCCGCCTCGATGACGTCACCGCCGCGTTGCTCGAGGGCCGCTTCGACGTCGCGCGCGGCGCGGGAGGCGCTTGGCTCGGCGAGCCGCGCTCGCCCTCGGGCGCGGGGCGGACCCTCCTCGGAAAGCAGAGCCCCTTCGTCGGGCGCGCGCGAGAGATGCAAATCCTCGAGGCGACCTTGGCCGAGTCGTCCTCCTCGCGCGCGGCGAGCGCCGCGGAGCGCTCCGCATGGCGCGCGAAGGGATGGATCTTTTGGCTTCCATGGGCGGCGTGGAGGTCGGCGAAATTCGACTGCGCCTCGTTTACGCGGAGGCCCTCGAGGCGAACGGCGAAAGCCAAGCCGCTGCCGGCGCGCTGGACTCCGGCCGCACCCGACTGCTCGCCCTCGCCAGCAGGCTCACCGACGCGGGCCTCCGCGCCTCCTTTCTCGAGCGCGTCCCCGAGAACGCGCGCCTCCTGTCCCTTGCTCGGCTAA
- a CDS encoding sigma 54-interacting transcriptional regulator yields MSEAVDFERTVMQKQDAPAGECVFVAKVIDGPDRGRTLTLDGAQPSSVLVGQSPACALQLTDREVSRRHIALEPRAGRLHLRDLGSTNGTYLEKLRIIEAELSGGEVVRIGSTCLRFDRMPLAPASAPPPPLNAFGRLLGASPEMRRLYPLCARLARASIAVLVEGETGTGKELLAESLHEQGPRAQGPFIVFDCTAVPANLVESELFGHERGSFTGAVASRRGVFEQADGGTLLIDEIGELDLALQPKLLRALERSEVRRVGGDRARKFDVRVISATRRNLDQEVQAGRFRDDLFHRLAVARIELPPLRRRTGDIPRLARALWSSMGGDEGELPEALVRQWNDDAWPGNVRELRNAVVRRLALGEVELLEPSDAAATDDAVDPAGAAQGAHGAHDAHGATGILEHIISMGLPFGTARQHVLDAFERRYVERTLAEHGGNVMRAAAASGVARRHFQRVKSRSLK; encoded by the coding sequence GTGTCCGAGGCAGTCGATTTCGAGCGGACGGTGATGCAGAAGCAAGACGCCCCAGCGGGCGAGTGCGTCTTCGTGGCCAAGGTCATCGATGGGCCCGATCGAGGCCGAACCTTGACCCTCGATGGCGCGCAGCCATCGAGCGTTCTGGTCGGCCAGAGCCCCGCGTGCGCGCTGCAGCTCACCGACCGCGAGGTGTCGCGGCGCCATATTGCGCTCGAGCCGCGCGCCGGCCGGCTTCACCTGCGCGATCTGGGCTCCACCAACGGCACCTACCTGGAAAAGCTTCGGATCATCGAGGCCGAGCTCTCCGGCGGCGAGGTGGTGCGCATCGGCTCCACGTGCCTGCGCTTCGACCGGATGCCCCTCGCGCCCGCGTCCGCCCCGCCGCCGCCGTTGAATGCGTTTGGGCGCTTGCTGGGCGCGAGCCCCGAAATGCGGCGGCTCTATCCTTTGTGCGCCCGTCTGGCGCGGGCGAGCATCGCGGTGCTGGTCGAGGGCGAGACCGGCACGGGCAAGGAGCTTTTGGCGGAGTCGCTGCACGAACAAGGGCCGCGCGCGCAAGGTCCTTTCATCGTCTTCGACTGCACCGCGGTGCCGGCGAACCTGGTGGAGTCGGAGCTGTTCGGGCACGAGCGCGGTTCGTTTACGGGCGCCGTGGCGAGCCGCCGGGGCGTCTTCGAGCAGGCCGACGGCGGTACCCTCCTCATCGACGAGATCGGCGAGCTGGATCTGGCGCTGCAACCGAAGCTCCTGCGGGCCTTGGAGCGCTCGGAGGTGCGGCGCGTGGGGGGCGACCGCGCGCGCAAGTTCGATGTTCGCGTGATCTCGGCCACCCGGCGCAACCTCGACCAAGAAGTGCAAGCGGGGCGCTTTCGCGACGATCTTTTCCATCGCCTGGCGGTCGCGCGCATCGAGCTTCCCCCGCTGCGCCGCCGCACGGGCGATATCCCACGGCTGGCGCGCGCGCTCTGGAGCTCCATGGGCGGCGACGAGGGCGAGCTCCCCGAGGCGCTGGTCCGACAATGGAACGATGATGCCTGGCCGGGCAATGTGCGCGAGCTCCGCAACGCAGTGGTGCGCCGCTTGGCGCTGGGCGAGGTGGAGCTGCTCGAGCCATCCGATGCGGCAGCGACGGACGATGCGGTCGACCCCGCCGGGGCCGCGCAGGGAGCACACGGCGCGCACGACGCGCACGGCGCTACAGGGATCCTGGAGCACATCATCTCCATGGGATTGCCCTTCGGGACCGCGCGCCAGCACGTGCTCGACGCGTTCGAGCGCCGCTATGTGGAGCGGACCCTGGCCGAGCACGGAGGAAATGTCATGCGCGCCGCCGCTGCGTCCGGGGTCGCGCGGCGGCATTTTCAGCGGGTCAAGAGCCGCAGCTTGAAATAG